In Prionailurus viverrinus isolate Anna chromosome D1, UM_Priviv_1.0, whole genome shotgun sequence, the DNA window CTACTCCCCATCTAAGGGATGAACCTATTTGTCTTGCCTAATACCTTCCTTAGGGCTGTCTGCATGTCTTTGTTTCTGAGACTGTAAACGATGGGGTTAAGCAGAGGTGTCAGCACTGTGTATGTGACCGCCATCAGCATGTCTTCATGGAATGAGTCCCTGTCCTTCGGCCTCAAATAGACAAAGCCAGCAAATCCATAGTGTATGCACACCACAATGAGGTGGGAGGAGCAAGTGGAGAAGGCCTTATACTTCCCCTCGGCAGAAGGCATCTTCACAACTCTGGACACAATGAAGACATAGGACATCATAATGAAAACAAAGCTGCCCACCAACACGAAGGCAGAGAGCACAAAAATAGCCATTTCGTGATGGGAGGTGTAATCACAGGCAAGGCAGACCACAGGTGAGATGTCACAGAAGAAGTGCTCGATGATGTTggagtcacagaaagacaagttGAATACAGTGATGACGATGCACAGAGAAACCAGGAACCCAGCCATCCAAGAGGCCATCATGAACTGAAAGCAGATCTTATGGGTCATCAAGACCTTATAGCGCAGTGGGCTGTGAATGGCAGTGTAACGGTCGTAAGACATGGCAGCCATGATGAAGCAGTTATTGGCTCccaaaccaaagaagaaaaacatctgtGTGGCACACTCAGGAAGAGAGATGGCCTTGCTATCTGATAGCAAGTCCACTAGCATGCGGGGGATGATTGCCATAGTGGTACAAGTTTCTGAAAAGGACAgaccacagaggaaaaaatacatgggGGTGTGAAGGTTGTGACTCAGCTTGATGGCCACCATTATGCACACATTTGCAGCTAGGATGGTCACATGGGAGAAGAAAATCATCACAAAGAGGAGACCCTGCAAGTCTGGGAAACTGGAAAACCCCCACAGAAGGAATGTGCTCACTGTGGTATGATTGTCCATCATTCATTAGGCTCAGTAACTTTCTCCCACAGGTGCAGACATTCTTGAGGTCAATACTCAAGATAATAAAAAGCACTGAGGTCACCTGACCTTTAATCAAGGGCTCCTGGGCAACAGCAAGACAAATGTTAATGAGAGAACCTAAGCAATGGGAGCTAAATGCATCTGGCTGAATTCAAGTTCAGAGTGATGAGGAGAAAGATTCTAGTAGAAGAATCTGCCTAAATGCCACAGAGTAGGCTAAAATATATTCTGAGAACGCCCTCATATCACCCCTTTCTGTCCTGTACAGTGAGAATCTGCATGAAAGAgggaaatatgaaggaaaaaatgttactttctcaCCTACAGGAATATGAGAAGTAACAGGCGTAAAATGCTTATGTGGTTTAGTCCTAGCTTGGCACACGGAAGTGCCTAACAATGTTGACTGAATCACTACTAGTTTAAGAAGTAAGGAAAAGATTTTGAATGGCTTCCAAACATTCCTGGAATCTCTAGAGTTATTCCCCAGAAGGCAGTGGCTGCTTGACTAACAATTATGCCAATGAATAGATGTAATAAATGAACTTACCATTTTGAAATTTGTGTTGGTTTCCTATTTATGACAGTAAGTTGAGGCTGGAGGTGTCCAATCCCTGTCTCCCATTCAGGCATATCTTAGAGACAAAATGGTTATGGAGAGGCTATGCCatcctggatggctcatttgtgTCCATGATACCCTGTTGAATTCTTGAACTTTCAGGAAAATTTCCAGGACATTTTCTAATGGGCTCACTGGTGGCAAGAGCTTCTTTGCAGCCCAGCTCTTAGAGGAACTCAAGTTCTTCAGGTCATTTCCATTGCTTCTTAAACTATCCACTCTGTGTTTTAGATAACATGATGAAAGTAACACAGGTACTTCCCACACAATGTGGGTTTTGGTTTCAGGCACTATTgtctggaaaggaaaggaaaacattgaGAAGACATTGGTGTGCAGTTGAAGTTTGGGGAAAGAATGGTAGAGACACTTGTTTTGTAGAATCCACAAagcttgaagagaaaaaaaagaaaatataccttTAGCTGTAAAGTTTGTATAATCCTTGTGTAGTCAGTTACTGGGACAAAAATATACAAGGAGGCAAGTCAGGTAACCAGTATTTACTCACATCTGAAATATGCTGGTCAATATGCTTTGCGTTTGATAGAATTTTCTCACTAAATTTCTTCCTGTGACTCTGTGGTAGGGATGTCGGTCCTAATGTTACAAACATGGACTCTAAGGTATAGGTTTGCTTAACTGGCTATCCAAAGCCAATTCatgaattccacaaatatttatttgatcaAATAGCACACAATTGTCACAGCTTCTCCTATAATAGGGACATATCTAGGTCATCAGGGAAGCATTCTTGGGAGTTATATAACCTCACTCACATCCATCCCAGGTTTCTGGCATGTTtttcaaagaggagaaaagaaaaacataaggaGAAATTGGGATTATTTGAA includes these proteins:
- the LOC125176125 gene encoding olfactory receptor 10T2-like, with protein sequence MMDNHTTVSTFLLWGFSSFPDLQGLLFVMIFFSHVTILAANVCIMVAIKLSHNLHTPMYFFLCGLSFSETCTTMAIIPRMLVDLLSDSKAISLPECATQMFFFFGLGANNCFIMAAMSYDRYTAIHSPLRYKVLMTHKICFQFMMASWMAGFLVSLCIVITVFNLSFCDSNIIEHFFCDISPVVCLACDYTSHHEMAIFVLSAFVLVGSFVFIMMSYVFIVSRVVKMPSAEGKYKAFSTCSSHLIVVCIHYGFAGFVYLRPKDRDSFHEDMLMAVTYTVLTPLLNPIVYSLRNKDMQTALRKVLGKTNRFIP